In the Maribacter sp. MJ134 genome, one interval contains:
- a CDS encoding HEPN domain-containing protein, which produces MYVFLPIRSSDYEPLYKKYQSLISEINSLKDFQKLSQLSISDNKELRRFHSVEIRVNQASEKKVLEKWLQFTPNNFGWEQKYAFEIPPDCDMLGIKLKTPQEDYFYSVVRDFNKDFNWLIISDIQDVLNRLMLILNIASNSMVDFLEGSAYFDNGFHIGKTTTYISNMEFVYGHSYGLNWPIIPDITLSQVVEWFSENMHPYELSTNSVQRGINSFSYSFYKPGQLESSNLFWMMLGIEAILCEGKSEIQKQISMKLSLIFDTPPNFKKKINQLYNYRSRLIHGDLNLTGKFSYDRNELTEEYNNYLYFATSILISLIKDLIQKNKTKYEFEIILKD; this is translated from the coding sequence ATGTATGTTTTCTTACCAATAAGAAGTTCTGATTATGAGCCCTTATACAAAAAGTATCAAAGTTTAATTTCGGAAATTAATAGTCTAAAGGATTTTCAGAAATTAAGTCAGTTATCAATATCTGATAACAAAGAATTGAGAAGATTTCATAGCGTCGAAATTCGGGTGAACCAAGCTTCAGAAAAGAAAGTACTTGAAAAGTGGTTACAATTTACTCCTAATAATTTTGGTTGGGAACAAAAATATGCATTTGAAATACCTCCGGATTGTGATATGCTGGGCATTAAATTGAAAACTCCTCAAGAAGATTATTTTTATTCTGTCGTACGTGATTTTAATAAAGATTTCAATTGGCTAATAATTAGCGATATTCAAGATGTATTAAATCGATTAATGCTAATTCTCAATATAGCAAGTAATTCTATGGTTGATTTCTTAGAAGGATCAGCATACTTTGATAACGGATTTCATATCGGAAAAACTACTACTTACATAAGCAATATGGAATTTGTTTATGGTCATTCTTATGGTCTCAACTGGCCAATTATTCCAGATATAACTCTAAGTCAAGTTGTAGAATGGTTTTCTGAAAATATGCATCCGTATGAGCTTAGCACCAATTCTGTTCAGAGAGGTATTAACTCCTTTTCTTATAGTTTTTACAAACCTGGACAGTTAGAATCTTCAAATTTATTTTGGATGATGTTAGGTATAGAAGCTATTTTATGCGAGGGGAAGAGTGAAATCCAAAAACAAATTTCAATGAAACTTTCTTTAATTTTTGATACTCCTCCCAATTTTAAGAAAAAAATAAATCAATTATATAATTATAGGTCTAGGTTAATTCATGGAGATTTAAATCTCACTGGTAAATTTAGTTACGATAGAAATGAACTTACGGAAGAATACAATAATTATTTATATTTTGCCACTTCAATTCTAATCTCATTGATTAAGGATTTAATTCAGAAGAATAAGACTAAATACGAATTTGAAATTATCCTTAAAGACTAG
- a CDS encoding sterol desaturase family protein, producing MEAYATALLYAIPFFMVLLAVEILYGYLIKNQKHNVLDSVSSISSGLTNIIKDSLGIGVILVTYPYLLNTLAVTEIENTWLVWIIAFIAIDFAGYWNHRLSHKINFFWNQHVIHHSSEEFNLACALRQSISNLLGYFPFLLIPAALLGIPNEVIAILAPVHLFAQFWYHTQHIGKLGFLEYIIVTPSQHRVHHAINPEYIDKNLGQLLCVWDRLFGTFQEELDEVPPQYGILKPARTWNPLYINFQHLWRLLLDAWRTDNLWDKIRIWFMPTGWRPKDVLEAYPIQVIKDVYTFERYKTATSTLFNAYLIFQLLTTTALLLFMFFNYGNLNYKELLMYGGLIFLGIYGYTSLMDRASYAVWVEVFRGVLGVLVVLITQDWFGLNVYVVWGSLMVSVYFVITITGGIYFTFSKTLEPKNQLTI from the coding sequence ATGGAAGCATACGCTACGGCCTTACTTTATGCCATTCCTTTTTTCATGGTACTCTTGGCAGTTGAGATTCTGTACGGTTATCTCATCAAAAATCAAAAGCATAATGTTCTAGACTCCGTTTCTAGTATAAGTTCTGGGCTTACCAATATCATAAAGGATTCTCTAGGAATAGGGGTTATCCTAGTTACCTATCCTTACTTATTAAATACCCTTGCAGTTACTGAAATTGAAAATACTTGGCTGGTTTGGATAATTGCATTCATCGCAATAGACTTTGCCGGGTATTGGAACCATAGACTAAGTCACAAAATAAATTTTTTCTGGAACCAACATGTTATACATCACAGCAGCGAGGAGTTTAATCTGGCCTGCGCATTGCGGCAATCCATTTCTAATTTATTGGGATATTTTCCTTTTCTCTTAATCCCTGCCGCTTTGTTGGGCATACCAAATGAGGTAATCGCCATCTTAGCTCCTGTGCATTTATTCGCTCAGTTCTGGTACCACACACAACACATCGGAAAATTAGGTTTCTTGGAATATATTATTGTGACACCGTCCCAACATCGGGTGCATCATGCGATAAACCCGGAATACATCGATAAGAATTTAGGACAACTATTATGTGTGTGGGACAGGCTTTTCGGTACGTTTCAGGAAGAATTAGATGAGGTGCCTCCCCAATATGGTATATTGAAACCCGCAAGAACATGGAATCCGTTATATATTAATTTTCAACATCTTTGGAGATTACTTCTAGATGCTTGGAGAACCGATAATTTGTGGGACAAAATAAGAATATGGTTTATGCCCACTGGTTGGAGACCAAAAGACGTACTAGAGGCGTATCCTATTCAGGTAATAAAGGATGTCTATACCTTTGAGCGTTATAAGACGGCGACCTCTACATTATTTAACGCTTATCTGATATTTCAGTTGTTGACTACAACCGCTTTATTATTATTTATGTTCTTTAACTACGGGAATTTGAACTATAAAGAACTCCTTATGTACGGAGGTTTGATATTTTTAGGAATTTATGGGTATACGAGCTTAATGGACAGAGCTTCCTATGCCGTTTGGGTCGAGGTGTTCAGAGGGGTTCTGGGAGTCCTTGTCGTTCTCATTACCCAAGATTGGTTTGGACTGAATGTCTATGTAGTTTGGGGAAGTTTGATGGTGTCCGTTTATTTTGTTATCACTATTACAGGTGGTATTTACTTTACCTTTAGTAAAACTTTAGAGCCTAAAAATCAATTGACCATTTAA
- a CDS encoding creatininase family protein, translated as MIRPYILAETNWKHVKDESFELAILPWGATEAHNYHLPYATDNFQAEAMVQESAKMAWEEGHKVVVLPTIPFGVNTGQKDIYLDMNLNPSTQLAILRDIITVLNNQGIYKLLIFNGHGGNNFKPLVRELGLEFPNMFISFCFFPQMFNKSMYFKEAGDHADEMETSLMLYLRPDLILPRAEWGRGEAKKFKVNAFNEGWAWAERQWSKVSADTGIGNPEYATKDKGERFFKDVCEKLSKLLKELCDADLEHLFE; from the coding sequence ATGATAAGACCCTATATTTTAGCGGAAACCAATTGGAAGCATGTCAAGGACGAGAGCTTTGAACTTGCTATTTTACCCTGGGGAGCAACGGAGGCCCATAATTATCATTTACCTTATGCTACCGATAATTTTCAGGCTGAAGCAATGGTTCAAGAATCAGCAAAAATGGCATGGGAAGAAGGCCATAAAGTCGTTGTATTACCAACCATTCCATTTGGAGTAAATACGGGGCAAAAGGATATTTATTTGGACATGAATTTGAACCCAAGTACACAATTGGCCATTCTTAGGGATATTATCACGGTATTAAATAATCAAGGAATTTATAAATTATTGATATTCAACGGACATGGTGGTAATAATTTTAAACCTTTGGTTAGGGAGTTGGGCTTAGAATTTCCTAATATGTTCATTAGTTTCTGTTTTTTTCCACAAATGTTTAATAAGTCCATGTATTTCAAGGAAGCAGGTGATCATGCCGACGAAATGGAAACTAGTCTTATGCTCTATTTAAGACCAGATTTAATTCTTCCAAGGGCCGAGTGGGGTAGAGGAGAAGCTAAGAAGTTTAAAGTAAACGCTTTTAATGAAGGATGGGCATGGGCAGAACGTCAATGGTCTAAGGTCAGCGCGGACACGGGTATTGGAAATCCTGAATACGCTACCAAGGATAAGGGAGAACGTTTCTTTAAGGATGTTTGCGAAAAACTTTCAAAGCTTCTAAAAGAGCTTTGTGATGCCGATTTGGAGCATCTATTCGAATAG
- a CDS encoding acyl-CoA-binding protein translates to MKKKKLHTDFKEAIDFVNSYQAPIPADVLLKLYAYYKIAHENFENPGSKTPLINAFKANALIQAKNIDQKAAMKSYIKLVNQELR, encoded by the coding sequence ATGAAAAAGAAGAAATTACATACTGATTTTAAAGAGGCAATTGATTTTGTGAATAGTTACCAAGCCCCCATTCCAGCGGATGTTCTGCTAAAACTATATGCTTACTACAAAATTGCCCACGAAAATTTTGAAAACCCTGGTAGTAAAACGCCCTTAATTAATGCTTTCAAGGCCAATGCCTTAATACAAGCTAAAAACATAGACCAAAAGGCCGCAATGAAATCCTACATTAAACTAGTGAATCAGGAATTACGCTAA
- a CDS encoding phosphatidylserine decarboxylase family protein, whose amino-acid sequence MFHREGQKIILTTFFVIGIAIILSHFFVQIPWLKLTIQITALVILVLILQFFRNPKRIVTKNFDEILSPVDGKVVVIEEVEENEYFKDKRKQVSIFMSPVNVHVTRYPASGSIQYSKYHPGKYLVAWHPKSSEENERTTVVIRTPKFGDILFRQIAGAMARRIVNYAEKGESVQQGDDSGFIKFGSRVDVFLPLDCQINVQLNQKVKGANTCIATFVDPNEKEEITY is encoded by the coding sequence ATGTTTCATAGAGAGGGTCAAAAAATTATATTGACTACCTTTTTCGTAATTGGCATTGCCATCATTCTATCCCATTTCTTTGTGCAAATTCCATGGCTAAAACTTACGATACAAATAACGGCCTTGGTTATACTTGTTCTAATTCTACAATTCTTTAGAAATCCCAAAAGAATAGTTACCAAGAATTTTGATGAGATTCTCTCTCCTGTGGATGGCAAAGTCGTAGTTATAGAAGAAGTGGAAGAAAATGAGTACTTTAAAGATAAACGTAAGCAAGTTTCCATCTTCATGTCTCCTGTTAATGTGCATGTCACACGCTATCCGGCAAGCGGTAGTATTCAATATTCCAAATATCATCCTGGCAAGTATCTAGTTGCTTGGCATCCAAAATCAAGTGAGGAAAATGAACGGACAACTGTGGTTATTAGAACTCCTAAATTTGGTGATATCCTCTTTAGGCAAATTGCAGGTGCTATGGCCAGGCGAATTGTGAATTACGCAGAAAAAGGAGAAAGTGTTCAACAGGGTGACGATTCTGGCTTTATTAAATTTGGTTCAAGAGTAGATGTTTTCTTACCCTTAGACTGTCAAATAAATGTGCAGCTAAATCAGAAAGTAAAAGGAGCCAATACCTGTATAGCTACATTTGTAGATCCGAATGAAAAAGAAGAAATTACATACTGA
- a CDS encoding phosphatidate cytidylyltransferase encodes MKEILRRSLTGGVYIILLLSAVFLSSDAFDFLFMTFGLACLYEYKRLVQLKGYYLFAAYLLLWWAYIYLVHDQFLINILMVITIIVDVVLLFYLFSNKKRMFNTLQKFLIGLFYIGGGCIFLTMIPYKNDAFAKLLIMGIFILIWVNDSFAYLVGKSIGRTKLFPAVSPKKTVEGTLGGFIFALGAAYIMGTQEQIIGPWQWMILGTVIVICGSLGDLIESKLKRTAGVKDSGAILPGHGGMLDRLDSLVFAAPFAYLTLNIFTYVS; translated from the coding sequence ATGAAGGAAATTTTACGAAGGTCACTAACTGGGGGCGTGTACATCATTTTATTACTCTCTGCCGTATTCCTTAGTTCAGACGCCTTTGATTTCCTTTTTATGACTTTTGGTTTAGCATGTCTCTATGAATACAAACGGTTGGTACAGCTAAAAGGGTACTACCTCTTTGCGGCTTATTTACTGCTATGGTGGGCCTATATCTACCTTGTTCATGATCAATTTTTAATCAATATTTTGATGGTGATTACCATCATTGTTGACGTTGTGCTACTCTTTTACCTTTTCTCGAATAAAAAAAGAATGTTCAATACCCTTCAGAAGTTCTTAATCGGGCTTTTTTATATTGGAGGTGGCTGCATTTTTCTAACCATGATTCCGTATAAGAACGATGCGTTTGCCAAGTTGCTTATCATGGGAATCTTTATACTCATTTGGGTGAACGACTCCTTTGCCTATTTGGTCGGAAAAAGTATAGGCAGAACCAAATTATTCCCTGCCGTTTCACCGAAAAAAACCGTTGAAGGTACGCTTGGAGGTTTTATCTTTGCTCTTGGTGCGGCATATATTATGGGAACACAGGAACAGATTATCGGGCCGTGGCAATGGATGATATTGGGAACGGTAATCGTAATATGCGGAAGCTTGGGAGATTTAATAGAATCCAAATTAAAAAGAACCGCTGGGGTAAAGGATAGCGGTGCTATTTTACCTGGTCATGGCGGTATGTTAGATAGGTTAGACAGTCTCGTTTTCGCCGCTCCTTTTGCGTACTTAACATTAAATATTTTTACATATGTTTCATAG
- a CDS encoding LUD domain-containing protein, with translation MGLLDILFGGGKKKVSKETAETRGQHMPDLNLPVDEKFTIHFKKNGGKFIYCVSQQEISSALQSIVEENSWEKEPFFVMDSRLSEKFGKEGILFTNKPKESQVFFTTCEHLIAQNGSILVCSNQLNERKVNELPSNVVVFATTSQLVESIGEGLKTIKRKYGAKIPANITTLKHFKATEENSDDFLTYGSSTKNLYLLLLEDL, from the coding sequence ATGGGATTATTAGACATATTATTTGGTGGCGGTAAAAAGAAGGTTTCAAAAGAAACTGCAGAAACCCGTGGCCAACATATGCCTGATTTAAATCTTCCAGTAGATGAAAAATTCACTATTCATTTTAAAAAGAATGGTGGTAAGTTCATCTACTGTGTTTCACAACAAGAAATTTCTAGTGCCCTACAATCTATCGTAGAGGAAAATAGTTGGGAGAAAGAGCCATTCTTTGTAATGGATTCCAGACTTTCAGAAAAATTCGGCAAAGAAGGTATTTTATTCACGAATAAACCAAAAGAGAGCCAGGTCTTTTTCACGACATGTGAGCACTTAATAGCTCAGAACGGAAGTATTCTCGTATGTTCCAATCAACTGAACGAAAGAAAAGTGAACGAGCTGCCGAGTAATGTTGTTGTCTTTGCCACCACGAGCCAATTGGTAGAATCTATTGGAGAAGGGTTAAAAACCATAAAAAGAAAATACGGAGCTAAAATACCGGCAAATATTACCACACTGAAACATTTTAAGGCTACCGAGGAGAACTCCGATGATTTTCTTACCTACGGAAGCAGCACAAAGAATCTTTATCTCTTATTATTGGAAGATTTGTAG
- the ftsH gene encoding ATP-dependent zinc metalloprotease FtsH: MAKENNTNPKKPKFSSWWIYGLVAVLLIGFQFFNSDNLASAEKTTTSELQEYLRNGDIEKILIITNTNQAKVFLTDEALAKDVHKGVTEKPFIPSTTKVPQYTLDYGDLQIFQNEITEIKKENNLDTIVEFGKESTAILDFLLSLLPFVLIIGIWIYLMRRMSGGGGGGAGGQIFNIGKSKAKLFDEKTDTRTSFKDVAGLEGAKEEVEEIVEFLRNPDKYTSLGGKIPKGALLVGPPGTGKTLLAKAVAGEAKVPFFSLSGSDFVEMFVGVGASRVRDLFKQAKDKSPAIIFIDEIDAIGRARGKNNFTGSNDERENTLNQLLTEMDGFGTNTNVIVLAATNRADVLDKALMRAGRFDRQIYVDLPDIRERKEIFEVHLRPIKTSETLDLDFLARQTPGFSGADIANVCNEAALIAARKEQKAVNKQDFLDAVDRIVGGLEKKNKIITPGEKETIAYHEAGHATTSWMLEHAAPLVKVTIVPRGQSLGAAWYLPEERLIVRPEQMLDEMCATMGGRAAEKVIFNKISTGALSDLEKVTKQARAMVTIYGLNDKIGNLTYYDSSGQDSYGFSKPYSEQTAKTIDEEISKIIEEQYQRAIKVLTDNKDKLTTLAERLLEKEVIFKEDLEKIFGKRAFEKDIRQEAEEKKSKEASKEDEEVVKEG; encoded by the coding sequence ATGGCTAAAGAAAATAATACAAATCCTAAGAAACCTAAGTTTAGCTCATGGTGGATTTACGGATTGGTGGCAGTACTGCTCATAGGTTTTCAATTTTTTAATAGTGATAATCTAGCAAGTGCTGAAAAAACAACAACTTCAGAGCTTCAGGAATACCTACGAAACGGGGATATTGAAAAGATTCTGATTATCACGAATACCAATCAGGCAAAAGTCTTTCTTACCGATGAGGCACTGGCCAAGGATGTGCACAAGGGTGTAACGGAGAAACCCTTTATACCTTCCACTACCAAAGTACCACAATACACTTTGGATTATGGTGATCTCCAAATTTTTCAAAATGAAATTACGGAAATCAAAAAGGAAAATAACTTAGACACCATTGTTGAATTTGGCAAGGAATCTACAGCTATTCTAGATTTTCTACTATCACTTTTACCCTTTGTACTGATCATAGGGATTTGGATATATCTAATGCGCAGAATGTCTGGCGGAGGAGGTGGTGGTGCCGGAGGGCAGATTTTCAATATCGGAAAATCAAAAGCCAAGCTCTTTGACGAGAAAACGGATACAAGAACCTCGTTTAAGGATGTCGCAGGTTTAGAAGGTGCTAAAGAGGAGGTTGAAGAGATTGTAGAATTCCTAAGGAATCCGGACAAATACACATCTCTGGGTGGTAAAATTCCCAAAGGAGCCCTCTTAGTCGGTCCTCCGGGTACGGGGAAAACTTTACTGGCAAAAGCTGTTGCAGGTGAAGCAAAAGTGCCTTTCTTCTCTCTATCAGGTTCTGATTTCGTAGAGATGTTCGTAGGTGTAGGGGCTTCAAGGGTACGAGACCTTTTTAAACAGGCCAAAGATAAATCTCCTGCAATAATCTTCATTGATGAAATCGATGCGATAGGACGCGCTAGAGGAAAGAATAACTTCACAGGCTCTAACGATGAACGTGAGAATACCCTGAACCAGTTGTTAACTGAAATGGACGGTTTTGGTACCAATACCAACGTAATTGTCCTTGCTGCGACAAACAGGGCCGATGTATTGGATAAAGCGCTTATGAGAGCAGGTAGATTTGACAGGCAGATTTATGTTGATTTACCGGACATTAGAGAGCGTAAAGAGATTTTTGAAGTACACTTAAGACCCATAAAAACTTCAGAAACCCTAGATTTGGACTTCTTGGCAAGACAAACGCCAGGTTTTTCAGGTGCAGATATCGCCAACGTTTGTAATGAAGCGGCCTTAATCGCCGCGCGTAAAGAACAAAAAGCGGTGAATAAGCAAGACTTTTTGGATGCTGTAGACAGAATTGTCGGCGGTCTAGAAAAGAAAAACAAAATTATTACTCCTGGAGAAAAAGAAACGATTGCCTATCATGAGGCGGGACATGCCACCACTAGTTGGATGTTGGAGCATGCTGCCCCACTGGTAAAAGTTACCATAGTTCCCAGAGGGCAGTCCTTGGGTGCAGCTTGGTATCTGCCAGAGGAACGTCTTATTGTTAGACCAGAGCAGATGTTAGATGAAATGTGCGCCACCATGGGCGGTAGAGCTGCCGAAAAAGTTATTTTCAATAAAATTTCAACCGGTGCGTTAAGTGATTTGGAAAAGGTTACGAAACAAGCCAGAGCTATGGTTACTATTTATGGCCTAAACGATAAAATAGGAAACTTAACATATTATGATTCTTCCGGTCAGGACTCTTATGGATTTTCAAAGCCTTACAGTGAGCAGACCGCTAAAACAATCGACGAAGAAATTTCCAAGATAATTGAAGAACAATATCAGCGTGCTATTAAAGTTCTTACTGATAATAAGGATAAACTTACGACCTTAGCGGAAAGATTGTTGGAGAAAGAAGTTATCTTTAAGGAAGATTTAGAGAAAATCTTTGGTAAGCGAGCTTTTGAAAAGGATATTCGCCAAGAGGCCGAAGAGAAAAAATCGAAAGAAGCATCCAAGGAAGATGAAGAAGTAGTAAAAGAAGGTTAA
- the rsfS gene encoding ribosome silencing factor gives MQKKKASADELITLILQGIEEVKGHHINLLDLREIENTVCDYFIICNGTSNTHVNAIVGSIQKTVSKAIQDKPWHIEGEDNAEWILMDYVNVVVHVFQKQVREFYDIEGLWGDAKFTTIESSINQ, from the coding sequence ATGCAGAAAAAGAAAGCTAGCGCAGATGAGTTGATTACTTTAATTTTACAAGGCATTGAGGAAGTAAAAGGACACCATATAAATTTACTTGACCTAAGGGAAATTGAGAATACCGTTTGTGACTACTTTATCATTTGTAATGGTACTTCTAATACGCATGTAAACGCCATAGTGGGCTCTATCCAAAAAACAGTTAGTAAAGCTATTCAGGACAAACCCTGGCATATAGAAGGTGAGGACAATGCCGAATGGATACTCATGGATTATGTAAACGTAGTTGTGCATGTGTTCCAAAAACAAGTTCGCGAATTCTATGACATAGAAGGTCTATGGGGAGACGCCAAATTTACAACGATAGAAAGTAGCATTAATCAATAA
- a CDS encoding biotin--[acetyl-CoA-carboxylase] ligase — MQIIKLSATESTNTYLKELALVKNLEDFTVVVTEKQTKGRGQMNGMWESEDGKNLTFSILKKFTSLTIQDQFLISICASLAVYRSLMAFKIPDVRIKWPNDILSGNSKICGILIENSISGLKISSSVIGIGLNVNQITFENQPKATSLYALTGRTIDLEDSLHTVLQNLNTYLSKINPLNWEMLLDEYHSLLFRKDVLSHFVLENDEVFQGTLLGIGKEGKLKVRLEDGAVREFALKEVSLQY, encoded by the coding sequence ATGCAAATAATCAAACTTAGTGCCACGGAGTCTACAAATACCTATTTGAAGGAACTGGCATTAGTGAAAAATCTAGAGGATTTCACCGTTGTCGTTACCGAAAAACAGACGAAAGGTAGGGGTCAAATGAACGGTATGTGGGAGTCTGAAGATGGTAAAAACCTCACTTTCAGCATTTTGAAAAAATTTACTTCTCTTACAATTCAAGATCAGTTCTTAATAAGTATTTGTGCCTCTTTGGCGGTTTACAGGTCACTCATGGCTTTCAAAATTCCTGATGTAAGGATTAAATGGCCTAACGACATTCTGTCAGGTAATTCTAAGATTTGTGGCATTCTTATTGAAAATAGTATTTCTGGTCTTAAAATTTCGTCTTCGGTCATAGGAATAGGCCTCAATGTGAATCAAATTACTTTTGAAAATCAGCCTAAAGCAACATCTTTGTATGCCCTAACAGGCAGAACAATAGATTTAGAAGATTCGTTGCATACGGTTTTGCAAAATCTGAACACCTATTTATCGAAAATTAACCCTTTGAATTGGGAAATGCTTTTGGACGAATATCATAGTCTATTGTTCCGAAAAGATGTCTTGTCCCATTTTGTCCTGGAGAACGATGAAGTATTTCAAGGCACCCTACTAGGTATTGGCAAAGAGGGTAAATTAAAAGTGAGATTAGAAGACGGAGCAGTCCGTGAATTTGCACTTAAAGAAGTTAGTTTACAATATTAA
- a CDS encoding SRPBCC family protein, with translation MFIETPKAAVSKSQTETFEFLSDLANFEQLMPENIDKFEVLNENRFLFALKGMPEIVLERKTETPHSQIVLGAASEKLPFTLTADIADLQDHKSEVTLSFAGEFNAMMAMMIKNPITNFINTLATNLAKI, from the coding sequence ATGTTTATAGAAACACCTAAAGCAGCAGTAAGTAAAAGTCAAACGGAAACTTTTGAATTTTTAAGTGATTTGGCAAATTTTGAACAATTAATGCCAGAGAACATAGATAAATTTGAAGTTCTGAATGAAAATAGGTTTCTTTTCGCACTTAAAGGTATGCCAGAAATTGTACTGGAGCGAAAAACAGAAACCCCACATAGTCAAATAGTATTGGGTGCCGCAAGTGAGAAACTCCCCTTTACCCTAACGGCGGACATTGCTGACTTACAAGATCATAAAAGCGAAGTAACGCTAAGTTTTGCCGGTGAGTTCAATGCAATGATGGCGATGATGATAAAAAACCCTATTACCAATTTCATTAATACGCTCGCTACGAATTTGGCTAAAATTTAA
- the pyrE gene encoding orotate phosphoribosyltransferase, with the protein MVLDKNTAKKTAELLLQINAIKLNPENPFTWASGWKSPIYCDNRILLSYPTIRKYISEEIAKQVETLYGKPDVIAGVATGAIGMGVLVADALGLPFIYVRPEPKSHGRKNQIEGQLEANQTVVVIEDLISTGKSSLNAVAALEEQNAKVKGMLAIFTYGFDLAVKNFSEKDIELHTLSSYEYLVKQASETGYIKEEQLHTLMDWRVTPSEWLQ; encoded by the coding sequence ATGGTTTTAGACAAGAACACGGCTAAAAAAACAGCGGAACTTCTGCTGCAAATTAATGCAATAAAATTGAATCCTGAAAATCCTTTTACTTGGGCATCAGGCTGGAAATCTCCTATATATTGCGATAATAGAATTTTACTCTCGTATCCTACTATCAGAAAGTATATCAGTGAGGAAATTGCAAAACAAGTAGAAACACTTTATGGTAAGCCAGATGTTATTGCGGGTGTTGCCACAGGCGCCATTGGTATGGGGGTTTTGGTAGCGGACGCCTTGGGTCTACCCTTTATATATGTAAGACCAGAACCTAAATCCCATGGGAGAAAGAATCAGATAGAAGGCCAGTTAGAGGCAAACCAAACCGTTGTAGTCATCGAAGATTTGATTAGCACAGGAAAGAGTAGTTTAAATGCGGTAGCCGCCTTAGAAGAGCAAAATGCCAAGGTAAAGGGTATGCTCGCTATTTTCACCTATGGCTTTGACCTTGCTGTAAAGAATTTTAGTGAAAAGGATATTGAACTTCACACTTTGAGCAGCTATGAATACCTTGTAAAGCAGGCCTCGGAAACAGGTTACATAAAAGAAGAACAACTACATACATTAATGGATTGGCGTGTGACGCCATCAGAATGGTTACAATAA
- a CDS encoding NUDIX hydrolase gives MYKVFVNELPLILTNKLSETSDGEYFLLNQESILEAIKALKKKKLSIAYIYHPNHEEILKKFTQEIPMIVAAGGVVTNQKGKVLFIYRNDKWDLPKGKLDKGESIEACAVREVMEETGVEGLRIENFLRTTYHVFNNSGKPTLKQVHWYAMKTDYDGKLKPEKKEGIVKVKWKGPNKIQKALQNSYNNIKILFEGD, from the coding sequence ATGTATAAAGTTTTTGTTAATGAATTACCCTTGATATTGACAAATAAACTCTCTGAAACATCCGACGGCGAGTATTTTCTACTAAATCAAGAATCTATACTGGAGGCAATTAAGGCGTTGAAAAAGAAAAAACTCTCCATTGCCTATATCTATCACCCTAACCATGAGGAAATTCTAAAGAAATTTACTCAAGAAATACCTATGATTGTGGCAGCTGGGGGTGTAGTAACCAACCAAAAGGGAAAGGTACTTTTTATTTACAGGAACGATAAGTGGGATTTACCTAAGGGTAAATTGGACAAGGGAGAGTCTATTGAAGCTTGCGCTGTAAGGGAGGTAATGGAAGAAACGGGTGTTGAAGGGCTTCGAATAGAGAATTTTTTGCGTACCACCTATCACGTCTTTAATAATTCTGGAAAACCCACTTTGAAACAAGTGCATTGGTACGCCATGAAGACAGACTATGACGGTAAACTTAAACCGGAAAAAAAGGAGGGAATAGTAAAAGTAAAATGGAAGGGTCCCAATAAAATTCAGAAGGCATTACAGAATTCCTACAACAATATCAAAATCTTATTTGAAGGGGATTAA